The stretch of DNA AGTGATATCTCATGGTTCATGAGGTGCCTCAATGAACCCATCGCGAGGCAAGCCAACCATGAAGACAACTGCACAGGGCACTTCTGGGAAGGACGATTCAAATCTCAAGCACTATTGGATGAAGCTGCAGTTCTGGCCTGTATGACTTATGTTGAGCTCAACCCTATTCGCGCTAAGATGGCTAACACACCAGAACAATCAGATTTCACCAGTTTAAAATTAAGAGTCAGTGCCGCCCTAAAAGGCGAACAACCGAAGAGGCTATTACCCTTTATTGGTAATGAGCGAGCACATCAACCCAAAGGCATTGCCTTCTCACTGAAAGATTACCTGGAGTTAGTTGATGAAACAGGCAGAATTATCCGTGATGACAAGCGAGGTGCTATATCAGCGACTGCAAATAATATCCTCAATCGCTTAAATATCCCCGCAGACAATTGGATAAAAATCGTTGCAGAATTTGGTGAGTTATTCCATGGCCCCGTAGGGACACTACAAGAATTTAGCTGTTACTGCGAACACCTAGGAAAACGGCGACGGCACTTTTCAAGCAGCTGTCAGTACATGCAAACAAACTAGACACAATAAACCCCTTCAAGCTTATATTCCTTAGCTAAAACTCTGAGTTAAACATCTGCGCTTTTAAACCCATAAATCCCACCAAACTCGGCAATTTTCTAGAACTTTTCGTCAATTATTTATTGAAAGTAATTAAAGTACACGTTTGGCATACATCAATCGTTAATATTGGTTGTTAAACTGGTTATGTTGTTGATTATTAATGGCTGGCTATGTTTAGTGCAAAGAAGAACCTCCGACTAAGCTTTGAAAGAAGCATTTAACAAGGAGGTTGCATGCCACGGTCAAGAAGAACGCTGATTAGTATCGAAGACACCCCTTATTATCACTGTTGCAGTCGAGTTGTTCGGCGCGCCTTTTTGTGTGGCGACGATAAATACACAGGTAAAAACTACAACCACCGTCGTGGTTGGGTTGAAGAACAAATACTCAAGTTAACCGAAGTGTTTGCCATTGATGTTGCGGCGTACGCGGTGATGAGTAATCATCTGCATGTGGTGCTTTATATTGACCTAGAAACAGTAAATAACTGGTCTGATAGGGAGGTTGTAGAGCAGTGGCATAAGCTGTTTAACGGTACAGCGTTGACTCAAAAAATTGCCAAAGGTGAAGTGATAGACGAGTGCATGGTCACAGCACTAAAGCACCTTATTGCCACTTACCGCTCACGACTCAGTGATATCTCATGGTTCATGAGGTGCCTCAATGAACCCATCGCGAGGCAAGCCAACCATGAAGACAACTGCACAGGGCACTTCTGGGAAGGACGATTCAAATCTCAAGCACTATTGGATGAAGCTGCAGTTCTGGCCTGTATGACTTATGTTGAGCTCAACCCTATTCGCGCTAAGATGGCTAACACACCAGAACAATCAGATTTCACCAGTTTAAAATTAAGAGTCAGTGCCGCCCTAAAAGGCGAACAACCGAAGAGGCTATTACCCTTTATTGGTAATGAGCGAGCACATCAACCCAAAGGCATTGCCTTCTCACTGAAAGATTACCTGGAGTTAGTTGATGAAACAGGCAGAATTATCCGTGATGACAAGCGAGGTGCTATATCAGCGACTGCAAATAATATCCTCAATCGCTTAAATATCCCCGCAGACAATTGGATAAAAATCGTTGCAGAATTTGGTGAGTTATTCCATGGCCCCGTAGGGACACTACAAGAATTTAGCTGTTACTGCGAACACCTAGGAAAACGGCGACGGCACTTTTCAAGCAGCTGTCAGTACATGCAAACAAACTAGACACAATAAACCCCTTCAAGCTTATATTCCTTAGCTAAAACTCTGAGTTAAACATCTGCGCTTTTAAACCCATAAATCCCACCAAACTCGGCAATTTTCTAGAACTTTTCGTCGATTATTTATTGAAAGTAATTAAAGTACACGTTTGGCATACATCAATCGTTAATATTGGTTGTTAAACTGGTTATGTTGTTGATTATTAATGGCTGGCTATGTTTATTTTTGTTATGTGTATATTTACGAATACTCCATCAGTTCAACAGGTGCACCATTTACTTCGATGAAAGCAACACGCAAACCATCACTTGGAGAGTTAGGCTTAATAATAACTACCTTCCCTTCAAGTTCATCATCCAAATTATCTACTACGAATGCTACATGGGGAACTGTTTTAACTAATTCTGGATAAGGAGCATCGTTCCAATAGCGTTGCCACTGAATTCCATAAGGATTATTTTCATGATCAGATACTGTCATTTTTAAATGAGGCAAGTCTATTTCGCCTTCAAAACTACCTGTTACCGGAATCCCAACGTGATTAAACTTCATAATTTAAATATTCACCTAACTTTGAAATACACATAACGCCACGTTAAGCGGCCTATAATAGCTGGCTAAAATGTGTGAGGCACGAACAACAGCCAGTTGTTATTTGTCCTGCTTGAATGGCTTGTTGAACGAAGCCGCTCTGCGGCAGAAAAGATAAAAGCCCTCTCTATCTCC from Shewanella sp. Choline-02u-19 encodes:
- a CDS encoding VOC family protein, whose translation is MKFNHVGIPVTGSFEGEIDLPHLKMTVSDHENNPYGIQWQRYWNDAPYPELVKTVPHVAFVVDNLDDELEGKVVIIKPNSPSDGLRVAFIEVNGAPVELMEYS
- a CDS encoding transposase, whose protein sequence is MPRSRRTLISIEDTPYYHCCSRVVRRAFLCGDDKYTGKNYNHRRGWVEEQILKLTEVFAIDVAAYAVMSNHLHVVLYIDLETVNNWSDREVVEQWHKLFNGTALTQKIAKGEVIDECMVTALKHLIATYRSRLSDISWFMRCLNEPIARQANHEDNCTGHFWEGRFKSQALLDEAAVLACMTYVELNPIRAKMANTPEQSDFTSLKLRVSAALKGEQPKRLLPFIGNERAHQPKGIAFSLKDYLELVDETGRIIRDDKRGAISATANNILNRLNIPADNWIKIVAEFGELFHGPVGTLQEFSCYCEHLGKRRRHFSSSCQYMQTN
- a CDS encoding transposase, whose protein sequence is MPRSRRTLISIEDTPYYHCCSRVVRRAFLCGDDKYTGKNYNHRRGWVEEQILKLTEVFAIDVAAYAVMSNHLHVVLYIDLETVNNWSDREVVEQWHKLFNGTALTQKIAKGEVIDECMVTALKHLIATYRSRLSDISWFMRCLNEPIARQANHEDNCTGHFWEGRFKSQALLDEAAVLACMTYVELNPIRAKMANTPEQSDFTSLKLRVSAALKGEQPKRLLPFIGNERAHQPKGIAFSLKDYLELVDETGRIIRDDKRGAISATANNILNRLNIPADNWIKIVAEFGELFHGPVGTLQEFSCYCEHLGKRRRHFSSSCQYMQTN